The proteins below are encoded in one region of Streptomyces sp. NBC_00490:
- a CDS encoding YggT family protein, with product MSVFAQVIYIALMVFLIVLIFRLVMDYVFQFARSWQPGKAMVVVLEATYTVTDPPLKLLRRFIPPLRLGGVALDLSFFVLMIIVYILISIVGNLAR from the coding sequence ATGAGCGTGTTCGCGCAGGTGATCTACATCGCGCTGATGGTGTTCCTCATCGTGCTCATCTTCCGGTTGGTCATGGACTACGTCTTCCAGTTCGCCCGCTCGTGGCAACCTGGCAAGGCGATGGTGGTCGTTCTGGAGGCCACCTACACTGTCACCGATCCACCGCTGAAGCTTCTGCGGCGGTTCATCCCGCCGCTGCGTCTCGGGGGCGTGGCGCTCGACCTGTCCTTCTTCGTACTGATGATCATCGTCTACATCTTGATCTCCATCGTGGGGAATCTCGCGAG
- a CDS encoding cell division protein SepF — MAGAMRKMAVYLGLVEDDGYDGRGFDPDDDFEPELDPELERDHRRHEPVHQAHSAHQSQRDEEVRIVQPSVSREPVARSASLAAESGRPARIAPVASITQERQSLEKNAPVIMPKVVSEREPYRITTLHPRTYNEARTIGEHFREGTPVIMNLTEMDDTDAKRLVDFAAGLVFGLHGSIERVTQKVFLLSPANVDVTAEDKARIAEGGFFNQS; from the coding sequence ATGGCCGGCGCGATGCGCAAGATGGCGGTCTACCTCGGCCTCGTGGAGGACGATGGTTACGACGGCCGCGGTTTTGACCCCGACGACGACTTCGAACCCGAACTGGACCCGGAGCTCGAGCGTGACCACCGGCGGCATGAGCCGGTGCACCAGGCACACAGTGCACATCAGTCCCAAAGGGACGAAGAGGTGCGAATCGTACAGCCGTCGGTATCGCGCGAGCCGGTCGCCCGTTCCGCTTCGCTGGCCGCTGAATCCGGACGTCCCGCGCGCATCGCGCCCGTGGCATCCATCACACAAGAACGTCAAAGCCTGGAGAAGAACGCACCGGTGATCATGCCCAAGGTCGTGTCGGAACGAGAGCCTTACCGGATCACCACGCTTCACCCGCGGACCTACAACGAGGCCCGTACCATCGGGGAACACTTCCGTGAGGGCACCCCGGTGATCATGAATCTGACTGAGATGGATGACACAGACGCCAAGCGACTTGTCGACTTTGCGGCTGGTTTGGTGTTTGGTCTTCACGGCAGCATCGAGCGGGTGACGCAGAAGGTGTTCCTGTTGTCGCCTGCTAACGTCGATGTCACGGCGGAGGACAAGGCCCGTATCGCAGAGGGCGGGTTCTTCAATCAGAGCTGA
- a CDS encoding YggS family pyridoxal phosphate-dependent enzyme, which produces MTDRKGELAANLARVEDRIAAACAAAGRKREEVTLIVVTKTYPASDVRMLSELGVRDVAENKDQDAAPKAAECSDLPLTWHFVGQLQTNKVRSVAGYADMVQSVDRARLVTALSKEAERQGRELGCLIQVALDANEGGRGERGGVAPDGIEELGELVAAAPGLRLAGLMTVAPLTGVYAGRELAAFEWLMDLSTDLRRAHPAANMVSAGMSADLEQAVAAGATHVRVGTAVLGVRARLG; this is translated from the coding sequence ATGACGGACCGTAAGGGCGAACTCGCCGCAAACCTGGCGCGGGTGGAGGACCGTATCGCCGCCGCGTGCGCGGCCGCGGGGCGCAAGCGCGAGGAGGTGACCCTGATCGTGGTCACCAAGACCTACCCCGCGAGCGATGTGCGCATGCTGTCGGAGCTCGGTGTGCGCGACGTCGCCGAGAACAAGGACCAGGACGCGGCACCGAAGGCTGCCGAGTGCTCGGATTTGCCGCTGACTTGGCACTTCGTTGGTCAGTTGCAGACCAACAAGGTGCGTTCTGTGGCTGGTTATGCCGATATGGTGCAGTCCGTCGACCGCGCCCGACTCGTCACGGCGCTCTCCAAGGAAGCGGAGCGGCAGGGGCGGGAACTCGGTTGTCTGATCCAGGTCGCGCTCGACGCGAACGAAGGCGGACGCGGGGAGCGCGGGGGTGTCGCACCCGACGGAATCGAAGAGTTGGGCGAACTCGTGGCAGCGGCACCGGGTCTGCGGCTGGCGGGTCTGATGACCGTCGCACCCCTCACCGGTGTGTACGCCGGACGCGAACTCGCGGCATTCGAGTGGCTGATGGATTTGTCGACCGACCTGCGCCGAGCCCATCCGGCTGCGAACATGGTGTCGGCAGGGATGAGTGCGGATCTCGAGCAGGCTGTGGCGGCCGGAGCGACACATGTGCGCGTCGGTACGGCGGTACTCGGAGTCCGCGCGAGGCTCGGGTAA
- the pgeF gene encoding peptidoglycan editing factor PgeF: MIGQRDTVSGAHFAFTDRWGGVSAVPYEELNLGGAVGDDADAVRTNRELAAKSLGIEPGRVVWMNQVHGAEVAVVSEAWGDRPVPEVDAVVTAERGLALAVLTADCTPVLLADPVAGVVGAAHAGRPGMIAGVVPAAVRAMTGLGAEPARIVARTGPAVCGRCYEVPDAMRADVSAVEPAAYAETSWGTPAVDVTAGVHAQLERLGVRDREQSPVCTLESGDHFSYRRDRTTGRLAGYVWLD; the protein is encoded by the coding sequence GTGATAGGACAGCGCGACACCGTGAGCGGCGCGCACTTCGCCTTCACCGACAGGTGGGGCGGGGTGAGCGCCGTTCCGTACGAGGAGCTCAACCTCGGCGGGGCGGTCGGCGACGACGCTGACGCCGTACGTACGAATCGCGAACTGGCCGCCAAGTCGCTGGGGATCGAACCCGGCCGGGTGGTCTGGATGAACCAGGTGCACGGGGCGGAGGTGGCCGTGGTCTCCGAGGCGTGGGGTGACCGTCCGGTGCCGGAGGTCGACGCCGTCGTCACCGCCGAGCGCGGCCTCGCCCTCGCCGTCCTCACCGCCGACTGCACGCCCGTTCTGCTCGCCGACCCGGTGGCCGGAGTCGTCGGCGCGGCCCACGCGGGGCGGCCCGGCATGATCGCCGGGGTCGTCCCCGCCGCCGTACGGGCCATGACCGGACTCGGCGCCGAGCCCGCCCGGATCGTCGCCCGCACCGGACCCGCCGTCTGCGGCCGGTGCTACGAGGTGCCGGACGCGATGCGCGCCGACGTGAGCGCCGTCGAACCGGCGGCGTACGCCGAGACGAGCTGGGGCACTCCCGCGGTGGACGTGACCGCCGGAGTGCACGCGCAGCTCGAACGGCTCGGGGTGCGCGACCGGGAGCAGTCGCCGGTGTGCACGCTCGAGTCGGGCGACCACTTCTCCTACCGCCGCGATCGCACCACGGGGCGACTCGCGGGATATGTCTGGCTGGACTGA
- the ftsZ gene encoding cell division protein FtsZ — protein sequence MAAPQNYLAVIKVIGVGGGGVNAINRMIEVGLKGVEFIAINTDAQALLMSDADVKLDVGRELTRGLGAGANPAVGRKAAEDHREEIEEVLKGADMVFVTAGEGGGTGTGGAPVVANIARNLGALTIGVVTRPFTFEGRRRANQAEDGIAELREEVDTLIVIPNDRLLSISDRQVSVLDAFKSADQVLLSGVQGITDLITTPGLINLDFADVKSVMSEAGSALMGIGSARGDDRAVAAAEMAISSPLLEASIDGARGVLLSISGGSDLGLFEINEAAQLVSEAAHPEANIIFGAVIDDALGDEVRVTVIAAGFDGGQPPARRDTVLGSSSSSARREEPTPARQTESRPSFGSLGSVTPKEEPESAPEPVADLPVAPPVPPSRTYSDSAAEELDVPDFLK from the coding sequence GTGGCAGCACCGCAGAACTACCTCGCAGTCATCAAAGTCATCGGTGTCGGCGGCGGTGGTGTCAATGCCATCAACCGGATGATCGAGGTCGGTCTCAAGGGCGTCGAGTTCATCGCCATCAACACCGACGCTCAGGCGCTGTTGATGAGCGACGCCGACGTCAAGCTCGACGTCGGCCGTGAACTCACCCGCGGACTCGGCGCCGGAGCCAACCCGGCCGTCGGCCGCAAGGCGGCCGAGGACCACCGCGAGGAGATCGAGGAGGTCCTCAAGGGGGCCGACATGGTCTTCGTGACGGCCGGCGAGGGCGGCGGCACCGGCACCGGCGGCGCGCCCGTCGTGGCCAACATCGCCCGCAACCTCGGCGCCCTCACCATCGGCGTGGTCACCCGCCCCTTCACCTTCGAGGGCCGCCGTCGCGCCAACCAGGCCGAGGACGGCATCGCGGAACTCCGCGAAGAGGTCGACACCCTCATCGTCATCCCGAACGACCGGCTGCTGTCCATCTCGGACCGCCAGGTCTCGGTCCTCGACGCCTTCAAGTCGGCCGACCAGGTCCTGCTCTCCGGTGTTCAGGGCATCACCGACCTCATCACCACGCCGGGTCTGATCAACCTCGACTTCGCCGACGTCAAGTCGGTCATGTCCGAGGCCGGTTCGGCGCTCATGGGCATCGGCTCGGCCCGCGGCGACGACCGCGCGGTGGCCGCCGCCGAGATGGCGATCTCCTCGCCGCTCCTCGAGGCCTCCATCGACGGCGCCCGCGGCGTCCTCCTCTCCATCTCCGGCGGCTCCGACCTCGGTCTGTTCGAGATCAACGAGGCGGCCCAGCTGGTCTCCGAGGCGGCTCACCCCGAGGCCAACATCATCTTCGGCGCGGTCATCGACGACGCCCTCGGCGACGAGGTCCGGGTCACCGTGATCGCGGCCGGCTTCGACGGCGGCCAGCCGCCGGCCCGCCGGGACACCGTCCTCGGTTCGTCCTCGTCCTCGGCGCGCCGCGAGGAGCCCACCCCGGCACGGCAGACCGAGAGCCGGCCGTCCTTCGGCTCGCTCGGCAGCGTCACGCCGAAGGAGGAGCCGGAGTCCGCGCCCGAGCCGGTGGCCGACCTCCCGGTCGCCCCGCCGGTCCCGCCGTCGCGGACCTACTCGGACAGCGCGGCCGAGGAGCTGGACGTGCCGGACTTCCTGAAGTGA
- a CDS encoding cell division protein FtsQ/DivIB has protein sequence MAGTTTAERGERQQESSGPPPVRRLRVPQPRTIIVLAVVLVLLGAGGVWALYGSQWLRVERVSVSGTDVLTPGQVREAADVPVGSPLISVDTDAIEARLLRKLPRIDSVDVVRSWPHGIGLKVVERTPVLIVEKGGKFVEVDDDGVRFATVSQAPKGVPALELTVSASGSGAANLRRFGEDRLVREAVRVAGDIPAAVAKIARTVKVRSYDDISLELSDGRTVAWGSGEKGAAKARTLTALLKAAPDARYFDVSVPTAPASSGS, from the coding sequence GTGGCCGGAACGACGACCGCCGAGCGCGGTGAACGCCAGCAGGAGTCGTCCGGCCCGCCCCCTGTCCGACGGTTGAGGGTCCCTCAGCCTCGTACGATCATCGTTCTCGCCGTCGTCCTGGTCCTGCTGGGCGCGGGCGGCGTCTGGGCTCTGTACGGCTCGCAGTGGCTGCGCGTGGAGCGGGTGTCCGTCTCCGGTACCGACGTTCTGACGCCCGGACAGGTCCGCGAGGCGGCCGACGTACCGGTCGGATCGCCGCTGATTTCCGTCGACACCGATGCGATTGAGGCACGGTTGCTCCGGAAATTGCCCCGAATTGACTCGGTTGACGTGGTCCGCTCCTGGCCCCATGGAATCGGCCTGAAAGTGGTTGAGCGCACTCCGGTTCTGATTGTCGAAAAGGGCGGAAAGTTTGTCGAAGTGGACGATGACGGCGTCCGTTTTGCCACGGTTTCCCAGGCCCCCAAAGGCGTTCCCGCACTGGAATTGACGGTCTCCGCGTCGGGTTCCGGCGCCGCGAACCTGCGCCGCTTCGGCGAGGACCGGCTCGTGCGCGAAGCCGTCCGGGTCGCCGGTGACATTCCGGCCGCCGTCGCGAAGATTGCCCGGACCGTCAAGGTGCGTTCCTACGACGACATCTCACTGGAGTTGAGCGACGGCAGGACCGTCGCGTGGGGGAGTGGCGAGAAGGGTGCCGCCAAGGCCCGTACGCTCACGGCACTGCTGAAAGCGGCTCCCGATGCGCGGTACTTCGACGTCTCGGTTCCCACCGCCCCTGCGTCATCAGGGAGTTGA
- the murG gene encoding undecaprenyldiphospho-muramoylpentapeptide beta-N-acetylglucosaminyltransferase gives MHVVLAGGGTAGHIEPALALADALRRQDPTVGITALGTERGLETTLVPQRGYELALIPAVPLPRKPTPELITVPGRLRGTIKAAEQILERTKADAVVGFGGYVALPGYLAAKRLGVPIIIHEANARPGLANKIGSRYAAQVAVSTPDSKLRGARYIGIPLRRTIATLDRAAVRPEARAMFGLDPNLPTLLVSGGSQGARRLNEVVQQVAPWLQQAGIQVLHAVGPKNELPQVHQMPGMPPYIPVPYVDRMDLAYAAADMMLCRAGAMTVAELSAVGLPAAYVPLPIGNGEQRLNAQPVVKAGGGLLVDDAELTPEWVQQNVLPVLADPHRLYQMSRAAAEFGRRDADDLLVGMVYEAIAANRAHH, from the coding sequence GTGCATGTCGTACTCGCCGGTGGGGGGACCGCCGGCCACATCGAGCCCGCGCTCGCCCTCGCGGACGCCCTGCGCAGGCAGGACCCGACCGTGGGGATCACGGCCCTCGGCACGGAGCGCGGCCTGGAGACCACGCTCGTCCCGCAGCGGGGCTATGAACTCGCGCTGATCCCGGCGGTGCCGCTGCCACGCAAGCCCACCCCCGAGCTGATCACCGTCCCGGGCCGGCTGCGCGGCACGATCAAGGCCGCCGAGCAGATCCTGGAGCGCACCAAGGCGGACGCCGTCGTCGGCTTCGGCGGCTACGTGGCCCTGCCCGGCTATCTCGCCGCCAAGCGGCTCGGGGTGCCGATCATCATCCACGAGGCCAACGCCCGCCCCGGTCTCGCCAACAAGATCGGCTCGCGGTACGCCGCCCAGGTCGCCGTCTCCACCCCGGACAGCAAGCTCCGGGGCGCCCGCTACATCGGCATCCCGCTGCGCCGCACCATCGCCACCCTCGACCGGGCCGCGGTCCGCCCCGAGGCCCGCGCGATGTTCGGCCTCGACCCCAACCTGCCGACCCTCCTGGTCTCCGGCGGCTCCCAGGGTGCCCGTCGCCTCAACGAGGTCGTGCAGCAGGTCGCCCCGTGGCTCCAGCAGGCCGGCATCCAGGTCCTGCACGCGGTCGGCCCGAAGAACGAACTGCCGCAGGTGCACCAGATGCCGGGGATGCCCCCGTACATCCCGGTACCGTACGTGGACCGGATGGACCTCGCGTACGCCGCGGCCGACATGATGCTCTGCCGCGCGGGCGCGATGACCGTCGCCGAACTCTCCGCCGTCGGACTGCCGGCCGCCTACGTCCCACTGCCCATCGGCAACGGCGAACAGCGGCTCAACGCCCAGCCGGTGGTCAAGGCGGGCGGGGGTCTGCTGGTCGACGACGCGGAGCTCACCCCCGAGTGGGTCCAGCAGAACGTGCTGCCCGTGCTCGCCGACCCGCACCGGCTCTACCAGATGTCCCGCGCCGCCGCCGAGTTCGGCCGCCGAGACGCCGACGACCTGCTCGTCGGCATGGTGTACGAGGCGATCGCCGCCAACCGTGCACACCACTAG
- the ftsW gene encoding putative lipid II flippase FtsW has translation MPSSRTGRPPVQRAVRRPAASRTVRQNPVLRLYTRARDAWDRPLTAYYLILGGSLLITVLGLVMVYSASQIKALQMSLPGSYFFRKQLLAAAIGAVLLLVASRMPVKLHRALAYPILAGAVFLMALVQVPGIGMAVNGNQNWIALGGSFQIQPSEFGKLALVLWGADLLARKQDKKLLTQWKHMLVPLVPAAFMLLGLIMLGGDMGTAIILTAILFGLLWLAGAPTRLFVGVLSVAAAIGMVLIKTSPNRMARLQCIGATDPGPGDACWQAVHGIYALASGGIFGSGLGASVEKWGQLPEAHTDFIFAVTGEELGLAGTLSVLALFAALGYAGIRVAGRTEDPFVRYAAGGVTTWITAQAVINIGAVLGLLPIAGVPLPLFSYGGSALLPTMFAIGLLIAFARDEPAARAALSLRQPRFGRKRGGGRPTGPRRWNTMRRRASARSSGER, from the coding sequence ATGCCCAGCAGCCGTACCGGCCGACCGCCCGTGCAGCGGGCCGTCAGACGTCCCGCCGCCTCCCGGACAGTGCGCCAGAATCCCGTCCTGCGGCTCTACACGCGCGCGCGTGACGCCTGGGACCGGCCGCTGACGGCGTACTACCTGATCCTCGGCGGCAGTCTGCTGATCACCGTGCTCGGTCTGGTGATGGTCTACTCGGCCTCCCAGATCAAGGCGCTGCAGATGTCGCTGCCGGGCTCGTACTTCTTCCGCAAGCAGCTCCTCGCCGCGGCGATCGGCGCCGTACTGCTGCTCGTCGCCTCGCGGATGCCGGTGAAGCTGCACCGGGCGCTGGCCTACCCGATCCTCGCGGGCGCCGTGTTCCTCATGGCGCTGGTGCAGGTGCCGGGGATAGGGATGGCGGTCAACGGCAACCAGAACTGGATCGCGCTCGGCGGTTCCTTCCAGATCCAGCCCAGCGAGTTCGGCAAGCTCGCCCTCGTGCTGTGGGGCGCCGACCTGCTGGCCCGCAAGCAGGACAAGAAGCTGCTGACCCAGTGGAAGCACATGCTGGTGCCGCTCGTCCCCGCCGCCTTCATGCTGCTCGGGCTGATCATGCTCGGCGGCGACATGGGTACCGCGATCATCCTCACAGCGATCCTTTTCGGCCTTCTGTGGCTCGCGGGGGCGCCGACCCGGCTGTTCGTCGGGGTACTGTCGGTCGCCGCCGCGATCGGCATGGTCCTCATCAAGACCAGCCCCAACCGGATGGCCCGCCTCCAGTGCATCGGCGCCACCGACCCGGGTCCTGGCGACGCCTGCTGGCAGGCCGTGCACGGAATCTACGCGCTCGCATCCGGTGGAATCTTCGGCTCCGGGCTCGGCGCCAGTGTGGAAAAATGGGGCCAACTCCCGGAAGCGCACACGGACTTCATCTTCGCCGTCACCGGTGAGGAGCTGGGCCTGGCGGGGACGCTGTCGGTGCTCGCCCTCTTCGCGGCTCTAGGCTATGCGGGTATCCGCGTGGCCGGCCGCACGGAGGACCCCTTCGTCAGGTATGCCGCGGGAGGCGTGACCACCTGGATCACCGCACAGGCGGTGATCAACATCGGTGCGGTGCTCGGCCTGCTGCCGATCGCCGGTGTCCCGCTCCCGCTGTTCTCCTACGGAGGATCCGCCCTGCTGCCGACCATGTTCGCCATCGGGCTGCTGATCGCCTTCGCACGTGACGAGCCCGCTGCACGGGCAGCGCTTTCGCTGCGGCAGCCCCGCTTTGGTAGAAAGCGGGGTGGCGGGAGACCCACGGGGCCTCGGAGATGGAACACGATGCGACGGCGTGCCTCGGCGCGTTCGTCCGGAGAGCGGTGA
- the murD gene encoding UDP-N-acetylmuramoyl-L-alanine--D-glutamate ligase — protein MGSGKVTDWQGKHVTVAGLGVSGIPAAKALQARGASVTVVNDGDDARAREQAAELEALGVTVRLGDGATLPEGTELVVTAPGWKPDKPLFTAARAAGLEIWGDVELAWRLRGPDAAPWLAITGTNGKTTTTQMLASILKAAGLRTAAVGNIGVSLLDAVLGDEQYDVLAVELSSYQLHWAPSLRAHSAAVLNLAPDHLDWHGSMEAYAADKGRIYEGNRVACVYNVADKATEDLVREADVEEGCRAVGFTLGAPAPSQLGVVDGILVDRAFVENRHKNAQELAEISDVDPPAPHNIANALAAAALARAFGVPPKAVRDGLRAFTPDAHRIAHVADVDGVAYVDDSKATNTHAAEASLAAYESIVWIAGGLAKGASFDELVAKSAKRLRAVVLIGADRALIREALARHAPEVPVVDLDRTDTGAMLQAVTEAKRLAQPGDTVLLAPACASMDMFTNYNKRGDAFAEAVRELGS, from the coding sequence ATGGGCAGCGGAAAAGTGACCGACTGGCAGGGGAAGCACGTCACCGTCGCCGGACTCGGCGTCTCCGGCATCCCGGCGGCCAAGGCCCTGCAAGCGCGGGGAGCGAGCGTCACGGTCGTCAACGACGGCGACGACGCACGCGCGCGTGAGCAGGCCGCCGAGTTGGAGGCGCTCGGTGTCACCGTGCGCCTCGGTGACGGTGCGACCCTGCCCGAGGGCACCGAACTCGTCGTCACCGCACCCGGCTGGAAGCCGGACAAGCCGCTGTTCACGGCGGCCCGTGCGGCCGGCCTGGAGATCTGGGGCGATGTCGAACTCGCCTGGCGGCTCAGGGGCCCGGACGCGGCTCCCTGGCTCGCGATCACCGGCACCAACGGCAAGACGACCACCACCCAGATGCTGGCGTCCATCCTGAAGGCCGCGGGGCTGCGCACCGCCGCCGTCGGCAACATCGGCGTCTCCCTGCTGGACGCGGTGCTCGGCGACGAGCAGTACGACGTCCTGGCCGTGGAGTTGTCGAGCTACCAGCTCCACTGGGCGCCCTCCCTGCGCGCCCACTCCGCCGCCGTTCTGAACCTGGCGCCGGACCACCTCGACTGGCACGGCTCCATGGAGGCGTACGCCGCCGACAAGGGCCGCATCTACGAGGGCAATCGCGTCGCCTGCGTCTACAACGTGGCCGACAAGGCCACCGAGGACCTGGTGCGCGAGGCGGACGTCGAGGAGGGCTGCCGGGCCGTCGGCTTCACCCTCGGCGCCCCCGCCCCCTCCCAACTCGGCGTCGTGGACGGCATCCTGGTCGACCGCGCCTTCGTCGAGAACCGGCACAAGAACGCCCAGGAGCTCGCCGAGATCTCCGACGTCGACCCGCCGGCCCCGCACAACATCGCCAACGCCCTTGCCGCGGCGGCGCTCGCACGGGCCTTCGGGGTGCCCCCCAAGGCCGTACGGGACGGGCTGCGGGCCTTCACGCCGGACGCGCACCGCATCGCGCACGTGGCCGACGTGGACGGCGTGGCCTACGTCGACGACTCCAAGGCCACCAACACCCACGCGGCGGAAGCCTCGTTGGCGGCGTACGAGTCCATCGTCTGGATCGCGGGCGGGCTCGCCAAGGGCGCCTCCTTCGACGAACTGGTCGCCAAGTCGGCAAAGCGACTTCGGGCCGTGGTCCTGATCGGTGCCGACCGGGCCCTGATCCGCGAAGCCCTCGCGCGACACGCGCCGGAAGTACCCGTGGTCGACCTCGACCGGACCGACACTGGGGCGATGCTCCAGGCGGTGACGGAGGCGAAGCGGCTGGCACAGCCCGGCGACACGGTGCTGCTGGCCCCGGCCTGTGCCTCCATGGACATGTTCACCAACTACAACAAGCGCGGTGACGCGTTCGCGGAGGCGGTTCGCGAACTCGGCTCCTGA
- the mraY gene encoding phospho-N-acetylmuramoyl-pentapeptide-transferase, translating into MMKQILFAGVIGLFLTLVGTPLLIKLLARKGYGQYIRDDGPREHASKRGTPTMGGIAFIFATVAAYFLSKVITGYPPTYSGLLVLGLMVGMGLVGFLDDYIKIVKRRSLGLRAKAKMAGQLIVGISFAVLALMFPDARNNTPASDKLSFITDFGWKIGPVLFVVWALFMILAMSNGVNLTDGLDGLATGASVLVFGAYTFIGVWQFQESCANAGTLTNPGACYEVRDPLDLAVIASALMGACLGFLWWNTSPAKIFMGDTGSLALGGVLTGLAICSRTELLVAIMGGLFVLITMSVVIQVGSFKLTGKRVFRMAPLQHHFELKGWSEVLVVVRFWIIQGICVIVGLGLFYAGWAAEK; encoded by the coding sequence ATGATGAAGCAGATCCTGTTCGCAGGAGTCATTGGTCTGTTCCTGACCCTGGTCGGCACCCCGCTGCTGATCAAGCTGCTCGCGCGCAAGGGGTACGGCCAGTACATCCGCGACGACGGCCCGCGTGAGCACGCCAGCAAGCGCGGTACGCCGACCATGGGCGGTATCGCCTTCATCTTCGCGACGGTGGCCGCCTACTTCCTGTCCAAGGTCATCACCGGCTACCCGCCGACCTACTCGGGTCTGCTGGTGCTCGGCCTGATGGTCGGCATGGGTCTGGTCGGCTTCCTCGACGACTACATCAAGATCGTCAAGCGTCGCTCGCTGGGCCTGCGGGCCAAGGCCAAGATGGCCGGCCAGCTGATCGTCGGCATCAGCTTCGCGGTGCTCGCGCTGATGTTCCCGGACGCCCGCAACAACACCCCGGCCTCCGACAAGCTGTCGTTCATCACGGACTTCGGCTGGAAGATCGGCCCGGTGCTGTTCGTGGTCTGGGCGCTGTTCATGATCCTCGCGATGTCGAACGGCGTGAACCTGACGGACGGTCTGGACGGCCTGGCCACCGGTGCCTCCGTGCTCGTCTTCGGTGCCTACACCTTCATCGGTGTCTGGCAGTTCCAGGAGTCCTGCGCCAACGCGGGCACCCTGACCAACCCGGGGGCCTGCTACGAGGTACGAGATCCCCTGGACCTCGCGGTCATCGCCTCGGCGCTGATGGGCGCCTGCCTCGGCTTCCTGTGGTGGAACACCTCGCCGGCGAAGATCTTCATGGGCGACACCGGTTCACTCGCCCTCGGCGGTGTCCTGACGGGCCTGGCGATCTGCTCCCGCACCGAGCTCCTCGTGGCCATCATGGGCGGTCTGTTCGTCCTCATCACGATGTCGGTCGTCATCCAGGTCGGCTCCTTCAAGCTCACCGGCAAGCGCGTCTTCCGAATGGCGCCGCTCCAGCACCACTTCGAACTCAAGGGCTGGTCGGAAGTCCTGGTGGTGGTCCGTTTCTGGATCATCCAAGGCATCTGTGTGATCGTCGGCCTGGGGCTCTTCTACGCGGGATGGGCAGCGGAAAAGTGA